A single region of the Candidatus Neomarinimicrobiota bacterium genome encodes:
- a CDS encoding flagellar biosynthetic protein FliQ, which yields MSTDLVVFISHRTLITALYILLPILGSALLVGVLVGLFQAVTSIQEITLTFIPKIAVVGLVLMLLIPWMLDLVIGFNLLIYDQITQLGR from the coding sequence AGCCACAGAACCCTTATCACGGCACTGTATATCCTTCTGCCCATCCTGGGAAGCGCCCTATTGGTAGGGGTCCTGGTAGGACTGTTTCAGGCGGTTACCTCCATCCAGGAGATTACTCTCACCTTTATCCCCAAAATTGCAGTGGTAGGCCTGGTTCTTATGCTGTTGATACCGTGGATGCTGGACCTGGTGATCGGGTTTAATCTCCTCATTTATGACCAGATAACACAATTAGGCCGATG